The Palleronia sp. THAF1 genome window below encodes:
- a CDS encoding nucleoside deaminase codes for MQSPFMSLALEEARAAAARGEVPVGAVVVSAEGEVLAFAGNETRALCDPSAHAEVQAIRAACAALGSERLPGASLYVTLEPCAACAGVIAAARVARLYYGASDPKSGGVAQGARVFSHPQAHWVPEVYSGIGETESADLLRDFFAGRRF; via the coding sequence ATGCAAAGCCCGTTCATGTCCCTTGCGCTGGAAGAGGCCCGCGCCGCCGCCGCCCGCGGAGAGGTGCCGGTGGGCGCGGTCGTGGTGTCTGCCGAAGGTGAGGTGCTGGCCTTTGCGGGCAACGAGACCCGCGCGCTGTGCGACCCGTCCGCTCACGCAGAGGTTCAGGCGATCCGCGCGGCTTGCGCGGCACTGGGATCGGAACGGCTGCCCGGCGCATCGCTTTACGTGACGCTGGAGCCCTGCGCGGCCTGCGCCGGCGTCATCGCGGCGGCCCGCGTCGCGCGGCTGTATTATGGCGCGAGCGATCCGAAATCGGGTGGGGTGGCGCAGGGCGCGCGGGTGTTCTCGCACCCGCAGGCGCATTGGGTGCCGGAGGTCTATTCCGGGATCGGGGAAACCGAGAGCGCCGATCTGCTGCGGGACTTCTTTGCCGGGCGACGGTTTTGA
- a CDS encoding pseudouridine synthase, protein MSSPTPETPPTGDRIAKVIARAGRASRREAERLIESGRVTVNGKKIDSPALNVTAADRITVDGVDLAPPDNPRVWLYHKPAGLVTTASDEKGRETVFDALPDDLPRVMSVGRLDLNSEGLLLLTNDGEIKRKLELPSTGWLRKYRVRVNGRPTIETLAPLKKGIEIDGQRFRPMEVTLDRQQGANAWITIGLREGKNREIRRAMETVGLPVNRLIRISFGPFRLGDLKQGAVEEIKPRVLREQLGLSTEGFAEKKEKPNVRRGKPGGKPGGKPTGKPQGKPRK, encoded by the coding sequence ATGTCCAGCCCCACCCCAGAAACACCGCCGACCGGCGACCGTATCGCCAAGGTCATCGCCCGCGCAGGCCGCGCATCGCGCCGCGAGGCAGAGCGCCTGATCGAAAGCGGCCGCGTCACCGTGAACGGCAAGAAGATCGACAGCCCCGCGCTGAACGTCACGGCCGCGGATCGCATCACGGTGGACGGCGTGGACCTTGCCCCGCCCGACAACCCGCGCGTGTGGCTTTATCACAAGCCCGCCGGTCTGGTGACGACAGCCAGCGACGAGAAGGGCCGCGAAACGGTGTTCGACGCCCTGCCCGACGATCTGCCCCGCGTGATGAGCGTGGGGCGGTTGGACCTGAACTCCGAGGGGCTGTTGCTGCTGACCAACGACGGAGAGATCAAGCGCAAGCTGGAACTGCCCAGCACCGGCTGGCTGCGCAAGTATCGCGTGCGGGTGAATGGCCGTCCGACGATCGAGACGCTGGCGCCCTTGAAAAAGGGGATAGAGATCGACGGCCAGCGCTTTCGCCCGATGGAAGTCACGCTGGACCGTCAGCAGGGCGCGAATGCGTGGATCACCATCGGCCTGCGCGAAGGCAAGAACCGCGAAATCCGCCGCGCGATGGAGACTGTCGGCCTGCCGGTGAACCGCCTGATCCGCATCTCTTTCGGCCCCTTCCGCTTGGGCGATCTGAAGCAGGGCGCGGTGGAAGAGATCAAACCGCGCGTACTGCGCGAACAGCTTGGCCTATCAACCGAGGGGTTCGCCGAGAAAAAAGAGAAGCCCAACGTGCGACGCGGGAAACCGGGTGGAAAGCCCGGTGGCAAGCCGACTGGGAAACCGCAGGGTAAACCGCGCAAGTAA
- a CDS encoding dimethylsulfoniopropionate demethylase — translation MPALSLSRRLRRTPFSEGVEAQGVTAYTVYNHMLLPTVFRSVTEDYRHLKEAVQVWDVACERQVELRGPDAGRLMQMLTPRDLRGVLPGQCLYVPIVDETGGMLNDPVALKLAEDRWWISIADSDLLYWVKGIAYGYRLDVLVDEPDISPLAIQGPKADDLMAAVFGDSVRNLRFFRFGHFDFNGRDTIIARSGYSKQGGFEIYHDGTDFGMELWNALFEAGKSMDVRAGCPNLIERIEGGLLSYGNDMTDDHTPHECGLGRFCDTQTAIGCIGRDALLRVAKEGPVQQIRAISIDGAPVQSCDRWWPIMANGTKVGHISSAAHSPDFDTNVAIGMVRMTHWDAGTAVTVNTPDGPRDARVEEHFWA, via the coding sequence ATGCCCGCATTGTCCCTGTCCCGCCGCCTGCGCCGCACGCCGTTTTCCGAGGGGGTCGAGGCGCAGGGCGTCACGGCCTACACCGTCTATAACCACATGCTGCTGCCTACGGTGTTCCGTTCGGTCACAGAGGACTACCGCCACCTCAAGGAAGCGGTGCAGGTCTGGGATGTGGCGTGCGAGCGTCAGGTCGAGTTGCGCGGCCCCGATGCGGGCCGGTTGATGCAAATGCTGACCCCGCGTGACCTGCGCGGCGTGCTGCCCGGACAGTGCCTATATGTGCCCATCGTGGACGAAACCGGTGGGATGCTGAACGATCCGGTGGCTTTGAAGCTGGCCGAGGACCGCTGGTGGATCTCCATCGCCGACAGCGATCTGCTGTATTGGGTCAAGGGCATCGCTTACGGCTACCGGTTGGATGTACTGGTGGACGAACCCGACATCTCTCCGCTCGCAATCCAAGGCCCGAAGGCCGACGACCTGATGGCCGCCGTATTCGGTGACAGCGTGCGCAACCTCCGCTTCTTCCGCTTCGGCCACTTCGATTTCAACGGGCGCGACACGATCATCGCGCGGTCTGGCTACTCCAAACAGGGTGGGTTCGAGATCTACCACGACGGCACCGACTTCGGCATGGAGTTGTGGAACGCGCTGTTCGAGGCGGGCAAATCCATGGATGTCCGCGCTGGCTGCCCCAACCTGATCGAACGGATCGAGGGGGGCCTGCTGTCCTACGGTAACGACATGACCGACGACCACACGCCCCACGAATGCGGCTTGGGCCGCTTTTGCGACACGCAGACGGCCATCGGCTGCATCGGACGCGACGCGCTGCTGCGGGTAGCCAAAGAAGGACCCGTACAGCAAATCCGCGCGATCTCTATCGACGGCGCGCCGGTGCAAAGCTGCGACCGCTGGTGGCCGATCATGGCGAACGGAACAAAGGTGGGTCACATTTCATCCGCCGCGCATTCGCCGGACTTCGACACCAATGTCGCCATCGGCATGGTCCGCATGACCCACTGGGACGCCGGCACGGCGGTGACGGTGAACACGCCGGACGGCCCGCGCGACGCCCGCGTGGAAGAACACTTCTGGGCCTGA
- a CDS encoding 5-bromo-4-chloroindolyl phosphate hydrolysis family protein: MAQRFGGAHSPGAAKTDWSRKRRSRVGARANALYIAPIPLLFTAFGQNPAGLAFDLAAFFTLMGAAYLTREGLKAHDAYDARTTARRPAIPRKMLGAALTGAGLLLAGLPSLGGGIILAILGTALHVAAFGIDPLRNKMPGGAPAWQSERVAAAVDEAERHLADMRTAIAGTGDRPLLIRTDSFAETARGLFRRVEQDPRDLAQARRWLGVYLLGAKDAAQKYAALAARSDAKTARTEFMTLLNDLEQGFARRTETMLLDDRSDLDVEIEVLRERLDREGLAMASDDLGDKNR, from the coding sequence ATGGCCCAACGCTTCGGCGGCGCGCATTCCCCCGGTGCCGCAAAGACCGATTGGTCCCGCAAGCGCCGCAGCCGGGTTGGCGCGCGCGCGAACGCCCTGTATATCGCGCCGATCCCGCTGCTGTTCACCGCATTCGGTCAGAACCCGGCGGGGCTTGCGTTCGATCTGGCCGCGTTCTTCACCCTGATGGGGGCGGCCTACCTGACGCGCGAAGGTCTGAAGGCCCACGACGCCTACGACGCCCGCACCACAGCCCGCCGCCCCGCGATCCCGCGCAAGATGCTGGGTGCCGCGCTGACCGGCGCGGGCCTTCTACTGGCGGGGCTGCCATCTCTCGGTGGCGGCATCATCCTCGCCATCCTCGGCACCGCTTTGCACGTGGCCGCCTTCGGCATAGACCCCTTGCGCAACAAGATGCCCGGCGGCGCACCGGCGTGGCAGTCCGAGCGTGTGGCGGCTGCCGTTGACGAAGCCGAGCGCCATTTGGCGGACATGCGCACCGCCATCGCAGGCACCGGCGACCGCCCGCTTCTGATCCGCACCGACAGTTTCGCCGAAACCGCGCGCGGTCTGTTCCGGCGGGTCGAACAAGACCCCCGCGATCTGGCGCAGGCGCGTCGATGGCTCGGCGTTTATCTGCTGGGTGCAAAGGACGCTGCGCAGAAATACGCCGCCTTGGCCGCCCGCAGCGATGCAAAAACAGCGCGGACTGAGTTCATGACGCTGCTCAACGACCTTGAACAAGGCTTTGCACGGCGTACAGAGACGATGCTGCTTGACGACCGCTCTGATCTTGACGTCGAGATCGAGGTGCTGCGCGAACGGCTGGACCGAGAGGGTCTGGCCATGGCGAGCGATGACCTGGGGGACAAGAACCGATGA
- a CDS encoding toxic anion resistance protein — MTDTKTDLTAEIEAVTGTPQPANEVTDYDQSTGDTRAAIEQRMAQIQMDDTGSIIGFGSAAQEELQQISQSMLKDVKNKDIGPAGDSLRGMVSALRGFSVSELDLSRKRTFFDRILGRAAPISKFMAKYEDVQAQIDDITTQLHAHEHQLLKDVKSLDLLYEKTLAFYDELALYIAAGEEKLRRLDAEDIPALEAKATDGQGDDVIDSQQLRDLRAARDDLERRVHDLRLTRQVTMQSLPSIRLVQENDKSLVMKINSTLVNTVPLWETQLAQAVTIQRSEDAADAVKSANDLTNDLLTSNAKNLREANAKVRTQVERGVFDIDAVKQANAELIATIEESLQIADQGKAARNQAEGELQKMEAELKDTLAAAKSRKHVPAQG, encoded by the coding sequence ATGACCGATACCAAGACCGACCTGACAGCAGAGATCGAAGCCGTCACGGGCACGCCGCAGCCCGCCAACGAAGTGACGGACTACGATCAGTCCACCGGCGACACGCGCGCCGCCATCGAACAGCGCATGGCGCAGATCCAGATGGACGACACCGGCTCTATCATCGGGTTCGGGTCGGCTGCGCAGGAAGAGCTGCAGCAGATCAGCCAGTCGATGCTGAAGGACGTGAAGAACAAGGACATCGGGCCCGCCGGTGACAGCCTGCGTGGCATGGTCTCTGCCCTGCGCGGCTTTTCCGTGTCCGAGCTTGACCTCAGCCGCAAGCGCACCTTCTTCGACCGCATCCTTGGCCGCGCCGCCCCCATCAGCAAGTTCATGGCAAAGTACGAAGACGTGCAGGCCCAGATCGACGACATCACCACCCAGCTTCACGCCCACGAGCATCAGCTGCTGAAAGACGTGAAGTCGCTGGACCTGCTCTATGAAAAGACCCTCGCCTTCTACGACGAGCTGGCGCTGTACATTGCCGCCGGAGAGGAAAAGCTGCGCCGCCTGGATGCCGAAGATATCCCCGCGCTGGAGGCCAAGGCCACCGATGGTCAGGGCGACGATGTCATCGACAGCCAGCAGCTGCGCGACCTGCGCGCCGCCCGCGACGATCTGGAACGCCGCGTCCATGATCTGCGCCTGACGCGGCAGGTAACGATGCAGTCCCTGCCCTCGATCCGGCTGGTGCAGGAGAACGACAAATCGCTGGTGATGAAGATCAACTCCACACTCGTGAACACCGTGCCGCTGTGGGAAACGCAGTTGGCGCAGGCCGTCACGATCCAGCGCTCTGAAGACGCCGCGGATGCGGTAAAGTCGGCCAACGACCTGACCAACGATCTGCTGACCTCGAACGCCAAGAACCTCCGCGAAGCCAATGCGAAGGTCCGCACGCAGGTGGAGCGTGGCGTGTTCGACATCGACGCTGTGAAGCAGGCCAATGCAGAGCTGATCGCCACCATCGAGGAATCGCTGCAGATCGCCGATCAGGGCAAGGCCGCACGCAATCAGGCCGAAGGTGAGTTGCAGAAAATGGAGGCCGAGCTGAAGGACACGCTGGCCGCCGCGAAATCCCGCAAGCACGTTCCGGCGCAGGGCTGA